One genomic region from Drosophila busckii strain San Diego stock center, stock number 13000-0081.31 chromosome 3R, ASM1175060v1, whole genome shotgun sequence encodes:
- the LOC108603288 gene encoding testis-specific serine/threonine-protein kinase 1, which yields MTTFAGNRQLSTRSSDIDALAQRGYNIGHKIGEGSYATVITAGYADESGHGVNLACKIIDKAKAPCDFVHKFFPRELEILTKLDHPNIIQIHSILQRGPKIFIFMRFAEKGDLLTHIKNSGPIDEKQAKVWFFQMAKALKYLHQNDIAHRDLKCENILLSKRLNVKLADFGFARYCRDEDGHQLKSETYCGSAAYAAPEVVCGVPYDPKLADAWSLGVILFIMMNAKMPFDDSNLTKLLEDQRGKKFAFRRKLQDVISPHAKATVSVLLEPDAATRWDLPEILNCSWLLTVDDTRPSAST from the coding sequence ATGACCACATTTGCAGGCAATCGCCAGCTAAGCACACGCAGCTCAGACATTGATGCCTTGGCCCAGCGTGGCTACAATATTGGCCATAAAATAGGCGAAGGTTCCTATGCCACGGTCATTACAGCGGGCTACGCCGATGAGAGCGGCCATGGCGTTAATTTGGCCTGCAAAATCATCGACAAGGCCAAGGCGCCCTGCGACTTTGTGCACAAGTTTTTCCCACGCGAACTGGAGATACTAACCAAGCTGGATCATCCGAATATAATACAGATACACAGCATATTGCAACGTGGCCCCAAGATCTTTATTTTCATGCGCTTCGCCGAAAAGGGCGATCTACTGACGCATATAAAGAACTCCGGACCCATAGATGAGAAGCAGGCCAAAGTGTGGTTCTTTCAGATGGCCAAGGCCTTGAAGTATCTGCATCAAAACGATATAGCGCATCGTGATCTCAAGTGTGAGAATATATTGCTATCGAAGCGTTTGAATGTTAAGCTGGCGGACTTTGGTTTCGCGCGCTACTGTCGCGACGAGGATGGACATCAGTTGAAGTCGGAAACGTATTGCGGCTCGGCGGCATATGCAGCGCCCGAAGTTGTCTGCGGTGTGCCCTACGATCCCAAGCTGGCGGATGCCTGGTCGCTGGGCGTCATACTGTTTATAATGATGAACGCCAAGATGCCGTTCGACGATAGCAATTTGACCAAGTTGCTCGAAGATCAGCGTGGCAAGAAGTTTGCATTTCGACGCAAACTGCAGGATGTGATATCGCCGCATGCAAAGGCAACTGTGTCAGTGCTATTGGAACCAGATGCTGCCACGCGCTGGGATCTGCCTGAGATACTCAACTGCAGTTGGTTGTTAACGGTCGATGATACGCGTCCATCGGCCTCTACGTAA
- the LOC108603290 gene encoding testis-specific serine/threonine-protein kinase 1 has product MSQFSKLGLTESDIKILTEQRYTIGHKIGEGSYAAVHLANYVDDRGRQLKLACKIVNMSKAPHDFVTKFFPRELKIIAKLEHPHIIQTHSIVQRRQLVFVFMAYATNGDLLMHITKHGAIDEDQCKLWLQQLASALKYLHSEDIAHRDLKCDNVLISRHFNVKLTDFGFARYCGMAKGAPVLSDTYCGSTAYAAPEILVGLPYEPKIADAWSLGIILFIMLNGKMPFDDKNQPQMLADQRAKRYAFTRRREFSADAKATVAVLLEPNVQARWNVQEILSCNWILDLRVRASESH; this is encoded by the coding sequence ATGAGTCAGTTCAGCAAGTTGGGGCTTACTGAATCAGACATAAAAATCTTGACCGAACAGCGTTACACCATTGGCCACAAAATCGGCGAGGGCTCCTATGCCGCAGTGCACTTGGCCAACTATGTGGACGATCGCGGACGTCAATTGAAATTGGCTTGCAAGATTGTGAACATGAGCAAAGCGCCACATGATTTCGTTACAAAATTCTTTCCACGCGAGCTTAAGATTATAGCCAAACTGGAGCATCCGCATATTATACAGACGCATAGCATTGTGCAGCGTCGACAGCTGGTTTTTGTCTTTATGGCCTATGCCACCAATGGAGATTTGCTAATGCACATCACAAAACATGGCGCAATTGATGAAGATCAGTGCAAATTGTGGCTGCAACAATTGGCGAGCGCTCTTAAGTATTTACACAGTGAGGATATTGCTCATCGCGATTTGAAATGCGACAATGTGCTCATCTCCAGGCATTTCAATGTAAAGCTCACAGACTTTGGCTTTGCGCGCTATTGCGGCATGGCCAAGGGCGCACCTGTGCTATCGGACACTTATTGCGGCTCGACTGCTTATGCAGCGCCAGAAATACTCGTGGGCTTGCCCTATGAGCCGAAAATTGCCGACGCCTGGTCGCTGGGCATCATTTTGTTCATCATGCTCAATGGCAAAATGCCCTTCGATGATAAAAATCAGCCACAAATGTTGGCAGACCAGCGAGCCAAGCGTTACGCTTTTACGCGCAGGCGGGAGTTTTCAGCTGATGCCAAGGCCACAGTGGCGGTGCTATTGGAGCCCAATGTCCAAGCACGCTGGAATGTCCAAGAGATTCTCAGCTGTAATTGGATACTCGATTTAAGAGTGAGAGCATCTGAATCTCACTAA
- the LOC108603286 gene encoding uncharacterized protein LOC108603286 isoform X1 yields MCKLNQSKCLRRRLLPLAFVVCLLALPNVRAANSSSNNNKSEIIADAELSASERNRRLIPYMAFYLPAPELPINQQYAVKHISAAGAAHLAPPAIPARIPVPVAYMTQPHRHNEQQQQQQRYQAGAADVYHALAQHQAGPAGPPVYAKEPTAEAGGAAFIAYKPLNPTHKHKTVQHFPPLSQQEQQQQHQQQQQLELLPPPLQFYRQHGKQSKINLTPFTAQNTLPGHFVPIIYGPVSKPSSNNELLNGNTINYNRNNNNNHKLQQQQQPATDIYHKNAHQTQIVTDYAEEQERQENALHAPAPSAVAGYKVYKESDPATGTAITTSSSSTTTLGNIKNALVLRGGQKAAAGHVSKYESYFNMSPDQEQLTPQEKYVHYLQQRMKQQQQQQQNELQAHVKAVGKHQYSHAHHKPPAAPAPLQHNQSPHNYNRLFVRPTASHNAQQQQQVLHIPLRSIMANLHEQEPLLGSPAPPPAIIDYLIDAPRQSLDEEPAHHHHHPQPTPAPQHAFILVTSAAPYTPARLPELTPTRAPLLYKHQPTLRLQPVAPPTPKYKATRRPIYVAPPTPSQQTVQITPKYSYKPTVLEAPSVKLKPVHKYAARPNQLDSDLPDIHSSSLAEILHKLQASNHLPQTLTPDNIDNSIKTLIRILNNLKQTQSQTLSKLPDLPQQQQYEHESSKQQYASSKPSSADYEEQAVDTTTLPALVDSSDAAVYKLNAPNKHPGPSTGRAGIDYPNYADIPKTSFECTSQRYKGFFGDPETDCQVWHYCDLNGGKASFLCPNGTIFSQIALTCDWWFNVKCSTTSQLYVLNERLYKYILPFNPKFPQDYNGPIVDKYLAMKFQEMEEKMRVDKQRKANEQQAKATQTQEASTPALPKNHKPEPKSGSGINAQVYEQSSERNLLIDDEIDDISERGTFDTFEQTPTTIMAPTATATALDKQPLGLKPIIVSSTPEPELQQAVQETNSNNEQDEAEVEDKLQILRDTSAAVVQKLAESGVSVEKQEVIEIKTDGSTGHLLPPVVDSAEEEQEQSSEQQSSAASAEE; encoded by the exons ttgtctgtctgttggcATTGCCAAATGTGCGCGCTgccaatagcagcagcaacaacaataagagtGAAATCATAGCCGATGCTGAGCTAAGCGCCTCGGAGCGCAATCGACGGCTCATACCCTAtatggcattttatttgccgGCACCGGAGCTGCCCATCAATCAGCAATATGCTGTGAAGCATATTTCGGCTGCTGGTGCCGCGCATCTTGCACCGCCAGCAATACCCGCGCGCATACCCGTGCCCGTTGCTTATATGACGCAGCCGCATCGGCataacgagcagcagcaacagcagcagcgttatcAAGCTGGTGCAGCCGATGTGTATCATGCATTGGCGCAGCATCAGGCGGGACCAGCAGGACCGCCAGTCTATGCAAAGGAGCCAACAGCAGAGGCGGGCGGCGCTGCTTTTATAGCCTACAAACCATTGAACCCAACGCATAAG CATAAGACAGTGCAACATTTTCCACCTCTAAgccagcaggagcagcagcagcaacatcagcagcaacagcaattggagctgctgccgccgccgctgcaatTTTATCGGCAACATGGCAAACAATCGAAAATCAATTTAACACCATTTACAGCACAGAATACGCTGCCAGGACACTTTGTGCCCATTATTTATGGGCCAGTgagcaagccaagcagcaacaatgagcTGCTTAATGGCAATACAATCAActacaacagaaacaacaacaacaatcataagctgcagcaacagcagcaaccagcaactgATATCTATCATAAAAATGCGCATCAAACACAAATTGTGACGGATTATGCGGAGGAGCAAGAGCGTCAGGAGAATGCGTTGCATGCACCAGCACCAAG TGCTGTTGCTGGCTATAAGGTCTACAAAGAGTCAGACCCAGCCACAGGCACAGCCATCACCACAAGCTCATCATCCACCACGACACTGGGAAACATCAAGAACGCTTTGGTGCTGCGTGGTGGtcaaaaagctgctgctgggcatgtGAGCAAATACGAGAGCTACTTTAATATGTCGCCGGATCAAGAGCAGCTGACGCCGCAGGAGAAATACGTGCACTACTTGCAACAGCgcatgaagcagcagcaacaacagcaacaaaatgagttGCAAGCACATGTTAAGGCTGTGGGCAAACATCAATACAGTCATGCACATCATaagccaccagcagcaccagcaccactgCAACACAATCAATCGCCACATAATTACAATAGACTCTTTGTGCGCCCCACCGCGTCCCACAatgcgcagcaacagcaacaggtgTTGCACATACCGTTGCGTAGCATTATGGCCAACCTGCATGAGCAGGAGCCGTTGCTTGG CTCCCCAGCGCCGCCACCAGCTATAATCGACTATCTCATTGATGCACCGCGTCAGTCACTGGATGAAGAGCCagcgcatcatcatcatcatcctcagCCAACTCCAGCACCACAACACGCTTTTATACTGGTGACCAGCGCCGCGCCCTATACGCCGGCACGCTTACCAGAGCTAACGCCCACACGTGCTCCCTTATTATACAAACACCAGCCCACGCTGCGACTGCAACCCGTAGCGCCGCCTACGCCCAAGTATAAAGCTACCAGGCGTCCCATTTATGTAGCACCACCCACGCCCAGCCAACAAACTGTGCAAATAACACCCAAGTACAGTTATAAGCCAACAGTACTGGAAGCGCCTAGCGTTAAGCTGAAGCctgtgcataaatatgcagccaGACCCAATCAGTTGGACTCGGATCTGCCTGATATACATAGCAGCTCGTTAGCGGAGATTCTacacaagttgcaagcaagCAATCATTTGCCACAAACGTTAACACCCGACAACATTGATAACTCCATCAAAACGTTAATACGTATATTAAATAATCTCAAGCAAACTCAGTCTCAAACGCTGTCTAAGCTGCCAGATttaccacagcagcaacaatatgaaCATGAAAGCAGTAAACAGCAATATGCAAGCAGTAAACCAAGCAGTGCAGACTACGAAGAGCAAGCAGTGGACACAACAACGTTGCCAGCGCTAGTGGACAGCAGCGATGCCGCTGTTTACAAACTAAATGCACCAA ATAAACATCCTGGTCCTAGCACTGGACGTGCTGGCATTGATTATCCCAACTATGCGGATATACCAAAGACAAGCTTTGAATGCACATCGCAGCGTTACAAAGGCTTCTTTGGTGATCCCGAAACTGATTGCCAGGTCTGGCACTACTGCGATCTCAATGGCGGCAAAGCCTCGTTCCTATGCCCCAATGGCACTATCTTTAGTCAG aTTGCGCTTACCTGCGACTGGTGGTTCAATGTCAAGTGCTCCACAACTTCGCAGCTTTATGTGTTAAATGAGCgtctatacaaatatatactgCCGTTTAATCCCAAATTTCCACAGGACTACAATGGACCCATTGTGGATAA ATATTTGGCCATGAAGTTCCAGGAGATGGAAGAAAAAATGCGCGTGGACAAACAACGCAAAGCGAATGAGCAGCAGGCCAAGGCTACGCAAACTCAAGAAGCTTCGACGCCTGCGCTGCCCAAGAATCACAAGCCGGAGCCCAAGTCTGGCAGCGGCATTAATGCACAAGTCTATGAGCAAAGCTCTGAGCGCAATTTGCTTATAGACGATGAGATCGATGATATATCGGAGCGTGGCACATTTGATACATTCGAACAGACGCCCACAACGATAATGGcgcccacagcaacagcaacagcactgGACAAGCAGCCACTTGGACTCAAACCCATAATAGTATCCTCCACGCCCGAGCCAGAGCTGCAGCAAGCAGTGCAAGAAacgaacagcaacaatgaaCAGGACGAAGCAGAAGTGGAGGATAAGCTGCAGATTCTAAGGGATACAAGTGCGGCTGTTGTGCAAAAACTTGCAGAGAGCGGCGTTAGCGTTGAGAAACAAGAggttattgaaattaaaacagaCGGCAGCACTGGTCATCTGCTGCCGCCTGTTGTTGACTCAGcggaggaggagcaggagcaaaGCAGCGAACAACAGTCGAGTGCAGCATCGGCAGAAGAATGA
- the LOC108603286 gene encoding uncharacterized protein LOC108603286 isoform X2 has translation MCKLNQSKCLRRRLLPLAFVVCLLALPNVRAANSSSNNNKSEIIADAELSASERNRRLIPYMAFYLPAPELPINQQYAVKHISAAGAAHLAPPAIPARIPVPVAYMTQPHRHNEQQQQQQRYQAGAADVYHALAQHQAGPAGPPVYAKEPTAEAGGAAFIAYKPLNPTHKHKTVQHFPPLSQQEQQQQHQQQQQLELLPPPLQFYRQHGKQSKINLTPFTAQNTLPGHFVPIIYGPVSKPSSNNELLNGNTINYNRNNNNNHKLQQQQQPATDIYHKNAHQTQIVTDYAEEQERQENALHAPAPSSPAPPPAIIDYLIDAPRQSLDEEPAHHHHHPQPTPAPQHAFILVTSAAPYTPARLPELTPTRAPLLYKHQPTLRLQPVAPPTPKYKATRRPIYVAPPTPSQQTVQITPKYSYKPTVLEAPSVKLKPVHKYAARPNQLDSDLPDIHSSSLAEILHKLQASNHLPQTLTPDNIDNSIKTLIRILNNLKQTQSQTLSKLPDLPQQQQYEHESSKQQYASSKPSSADYEEQAVDTTTLPALVDSSDAAVYKLNAPNKHPGPSTGRAGIDYPNYADIPKTSFECTSQRYKGFFGDPETDCQVWHYCDLNGGKASFLCPNGTIFSQIALTCDWWFNVKCSTTSQLYVLNERLYKYILPFNPKFPQDYNGPIVDKYLAMKFQEMEEKMRVDKQRKANEQQAKATQTQEASTPALPKNHKPEPKSGSGINAQVYEQSSERNLLIDDEIDDISERGTFDTFEQTPTTIMAPTATATALDKQPLGLKPIIVSSTPEPELQQAVQETNSNNEQDEAEVEDKLQILRDTSAAVVQKLAESGVSVEKQEVIEIKTDGSTGHLLPPVVDSAEEEQEQSSEQQSSAASAEE, from the exons ttgtctgtctgttggcATTGCCAAATGTGCGCGCTgccaatagcagcagcaacaacaataagagtGAAATCATAGCCGATGCTGAGCTAAGCGCCTCGGAGCGCAATCGACGGCTCATACCCTAtatggcattttatttgccgGCACCGGAGCTGCCCATCAATCAGCAATATGCTGTGAAGCATATTTCGGCTGCTGGTGCCGCGCATCTTGCACCGCCAGCAATACCCGCGCGCATACCCGTGCCCGTTGCTTATATGACGCAGCCGCATCGGCataacgagcagcagcaacagcagcagcgttatcAAGCTGGTGCAGCCGATGTGTATCATGCATTGGCGCAGCATCAGGCGGGACCAGCAGGACCGCCAGTCTATGCAAAGGAGCCAACAGCAGAGGCGGGCGGCGCTGCTTTTATAGCCTACAAACCATTGAACCCAACGCATAAG CATAAGACAGTGCAACATTTTCCACCTCTAAgccagcaggagcagcagcagcaacatcagcagcaacagcaattggagctgctgccgccgccgctgcaatTTTATCGGCAACATGGCAAACAATCGAAAATCAATTTAACACCATTTACAGCACAGAATACGCTGCCAGGACACTTTGTGCCCATTATTTATGGGCCAGTgagcaagccaagcagcaacaatgagcTGCTTAATGGCAATACAATCAActacaacagaaacaacaacaacaatcataagctgcagcaacagcagcaaccagcaactgATATCTATCATAAAAATGCGCATCAAACACAAATTGTGACGGATTATGCGGAGGAGCAAGAGCGTCAGGAGAATGCGTTGCATGCACCAGCACCAAG CTCCCCAGCGCCGCCACCAGCTATAATCGACTATCTCATTGATGCACCGCGTCAGTCACTGGATGAAGAGCCagcgcatcatcatcatcatcctcagCCAACTCCAGCACCACAACACGCTTTTATACTGGTGACCAGCGCCGCGCCCTATACGCCGGCACGCTTACCAGAGCTAACGCCCACACGTGCTCCCTTATTATACAAACACCAGCCCACGCTGCGACTGCAACCCGTAGCGCCGCCTACGCCCAAGTATAAAGCTACCAGGCGTCCCATTTATGTAGCACCACCCACGCCCAGCCAACAAACTGTGCAAATAACACCCAAGTACAGTTATAAGCCAACAGTACTGGAAGCGCCTAGCGTTAAGCTGAAGCctgtgcataaatatgcagccaGACCCAATCAGTTGGACTCGGATCTGCCTGATATACATAGCAGCTCGTTAGCGGAGATTCTacacaagttgcaagcaagCAATCATTTGCCACAAACGTTAACACCCGACAACATTGATAACTCCATCAAAACGTTAATACGTATATTAAATAATCTCAAGCAAACTCAGTCTCAAACGCTGTCTAAGCTGCCAGATttaccacagcagcaacaatatgaaCATGAAAGCAGTAAACAGCAATATGCAAGCAGTAAACCAAGCAGTGCAGACTACGAAGAGCAAGCAGTGGACACAACAACGTTGCCAGCGCTAGTGGACAGCAGCGATGCCGCTGTTTACAAACTAAATGCACCAA ATAAACATCCTGGTCCTAGCACTGGACGTGCTGGCATTGATTATCCCAACTATGCGGATATACCAAAGACAAGCTTTGAATGCACATCGCAGCGTTACAAAGGCTTCTTTGGTGATCCCGAAACTGATTGCCAGGTCTGGCACTACTGCGATCTCAATGGCGGCAAAGCCTCGTTCCTATGCCCCAATGGCACTATCTTTAGTCAG aTTGCGCTTACCTGCGACTGGTGGTTCAATGTCAAGTGCTCCACAACTTCGCAGCTTTATGTGTTAAATGAGCgtctatacaaatatatactgCCGTTTAATCCCAAATTTCCACAGGACTACAATGGACCCATTGTGGATAA ATATTTGGCCATGAAGTTCCAGGAGATGGAAGAAAAAATGCGCGTGGACAAACAACGCAAAGCGAATGAGCAGCAGGCCAAGGCTACGCAAACTCAAGAAGCTTCGACGCCTGCGCTGCCCAAGAATCACAAGCCGGAGCCCAAGTCTGGCAGCGGCATTAATGCACAAGTCTATGAGCAAAGCTCTGAGCGCAATTTGCTTATAGACGATGAGATCGATGATATATCGGAGCGTGGCACATTTGATACATTCGAACAGACGCCCACAACGATAATGGcgcccacagcaacagcaacagcactgGACAAGCAGCCACTTGGACTCAAACCCATAATAGTATCCTCCACGCCCGAGCCAGAGCTGCAGCAAGCAGTGCAAGAAacgaacagcaacaatgaaCAGGACGAAGCAGAAGTGGAGGATAAGCTGCAGATTCTAAGGGATACAAGTGCGGCTGTTGTGCAAAAACTTGCAGAGAGCGGCGTTAGCGTTGAGAAACAAGAggttattgaaattaaaacagaCGGCAGCACTGGTCATCTGCTGCCGCCTGTTGTTGACTCAGcggaggaggagcaggagcaaaGCAGCGAACAACAGTCGAGTGCAGCATCGGCAGAAGAATGA
- the LOC108603287 gene encoding gamma-tubulin complex component 3, whose product MQQTLIKMDSTRKLLPEIEKLHLNQAALKHKHDEPDVLDTLLLRVVQYVCRSEAAFEGTLPYTEAECVQKIVSKLNGSAERLGVMFLERYNSLIKGIEQRGLRDLMANLMLCHLEEDATFAAKLNASINAIAVNRNRCTDYAVCILGQSEAECEANTEIVQNAIYCLIGVQGRYLLKDVNTGRFKIDATNGSSLIGPQAGMLLRLAELGYYHDRLDEYANALPGLDAIGAMRQAFITKLRQELNVYHGQVALLQQQLTNYKQQQADDQWLQQRAKAPTLLALICWYLKPLRRLQWLVKLAHACQFKKGGELATAIYEQLNTGDPLLDALGCEVLAACCTPLVRMISKWMLEGVIDDNYAEFFVQSLSDVGAERLWHDKFRLRLAMLPKFLTSELACKILKAGKSVNFLREVCVINEPLKGSEQLKQVLENNISCIFKCVPDSSWHAAIETCYTQASKDVLDVMLGPHKLLMHLKGMRRYLLLGQGDFVNIFIEMVKDELEKRGTDVLSHDLSVMLDAALRCINDDLEIFNHLDVVVKTPYSGDTGWDVISLQYIVCGPLATMLEPALPTYKELFKPLWRIKHMEFVLSSKIWKQQMCNAKALRALKHDISQSCYKLHLFSSEIMHFVHQMQYYVLFEVIECQWVQLQKQMEQAAALDDILEAHAQFLDKISIGCFVNSSSIMEQQLGLVYKAIIWLENWQCHFYESCFKELAARQRMQLGIDASECTGQFGITTEQRLERDQGCKLFEQSIVAASSELEQYAATYGKSVANFLLALNSSTDPNLQLLGTRLDFNEYYKKRNANLSKPLTFEHIRMSKCAGQDSSSNEQS is encoded by the coding sequence atgcagcaaacttTGATAAAAATGGACAGCACACGAAAATTGTTGccagaaattgaaaaattgcatttaaatcaagcagcattaaaacacaaacatgACGAACCCGATGTGCTGGATACATTGCTGTTGCGTGTGGTGCAGTATGTGTGCAGGAGTGAAGCAGCCTTCGAAGGAACGCTACCGTATACAGAAGCTGAGTGCGTGCAAAAGattgtaagcaaattaaatggcaGCGCTGAGCGCTTGGGCGTTATGTTCTTGGAACGCTacaatagtttaataaaagGAATTGAGCAGCGTGGTCTGCGCGATTTGATGGCCAATCTAATGCTTTGTCACTTGGAGGAGgatgcaacatttgctgccaAACTAAATGCAAGCATCAATGCAATTGCTGTTAATCGCAACAGATGCACTGATTACGCAGTGTGCATATTGGGACAAAGTGAGGCGGAATGTGAGGCTAACACTGAGATagtgcaaaatgcaatttactgTTTGATAGGCGTGCAGGGCAGATACTTGCTGAAGGATGTCAACACAGGACGCTTCAAAATTGATGccacaaatggcagcagcttaatAGGCCCACAAGCTGGCATGCTGCTGCGTCTAGCTGAGCTGGGCTACTATCATGATCGACTGGATGAGTATGCGAATGCATTGCCAGGGCTTGATGCTATTGGTGCTATGCGTCAGGCTTTTATAACAAAACTGCGGCAGGAGCTAAATGTGTATCATGGTCaagtggcgctgctgcagcagcagttgacaaactacaagcagcagcaagccgACGACCAATGGCTGCAACAACGTGCCAAAGCGCCCACACTGCTTGCACTCATATGCTGGTATTTAAAGCCATTGCGCCGCTTGCAGTGGCTGGTCAAGTTGGCACATGCTTGCCAATTTAAAAAGGGTGGCGAATTGGCTACTGCGATATACGAACAGCTAAACACAGGTGATCCGCTGCTGGATGCACTTGGGTGTGAAGTCTTAGCCGCCTGCTGTACACCGCTTGTGCGCATGATATCCAAGTGGATGCTCGAAGGTGTTATCGACGATAACTACGCTGAATTCTTTGTGCAATCGTTGAGTGATGTAGGCGCTGAACGCTTGTGGCATGACAAGTTTCGCTTGCGTCTTGCTATGCTGCCCAAATTTTTAACAAGCGAGTTGGCGTGCAAAATACTCAAAGCAGGCAAAAGTGTTAACTTTCTACGCGAAGTATGCGTTATAAATGAGCCCCTCAAAGGCTCCGAGCAGCTTAAGCAGGTgctagaaaataatatttcatgcatatttaaatgcgtGCCGGACAGCAGTTGGCATGCTGCCATTGAAACTTGCTACACACAAGCGTCCAAGGATGTGCTTGATGTTATGCTGGGTCCGCACAAGCTGCTGATGCATCTCAAGGGCATGCGTCGCTATTTGCTGCTGGGCCAAGGCgattttgttaacatttttatagaaatgGTTAAGGATGAGCTGGAGAAACGCGGCACTGATGTCTTGTCGCATGACTTGTCTGTTATGCTGGATGCAGCGCTGCGTTGCATCAATGATGATCTAGAGATATTCAATCATTTGGATGTAGTAGTAAAGACGCCTTATAGCGGCGACACTGGCTGGGATGTTATATCCTTGCAGTATATTGTATGTGGTCCATTGGCTACAATGCTGGAGCCTGCGTTGCCCACTTATAAGGAACTGTTCAAGCCGCTGTGGCGCATTAAGCACATGGAATTTGTTTTATCCTCCAAAATATGGAAGCAGCAAATGTGCAATGCCAAAGCGTTACGCGCGCTTAAGCACGATATAAGCCAAAGCTGCTATAAGCTGCATCTATTCTCATCCGAGATTATGCACTTTGTGCATCAAATGCAGTACTATGTGCTCTTTGAGGTCATCGAATGCCAATGggtgcagctgcaaaagcaaatggagCAGGCAGCCGCATTGGATGATATACTTGAAGCACACGCGCAATTCTTGGACAAAATAAGCATCGGCTGCTTTGTCAATTCATCGTCCATAATGGAGCAGCAACTTGGGCTCGTATACAAAGCCATCATCTGGCTAGAGAACTGGCAATGCCACTTCTATGAAAGCTGCTTTAAGGAGTTGGCCGCACGTCAGCGCATGCAGCTTGGAATTGACGCATCTGAGTGCACTGGACAGTTTGGCATTACTACCGAGCAGCGTTTGGAACGTGATCAGGGCTGCAAACTATTCGAGCAATCTATTGTGGCAGCAAGCAGCGAACTTGAGCAATATGCTGCAACTTATGGCAAATCCGTGGCCAACTTTCTACTAGCGCTCAACTCCAGCACTGATCCAAATCTACAGCTGCTGGGCACACGTCTCGATTTTAATGAATACTATAAGAAACGCAATGCAAATCTAAGCAAGCCGCTAACTTTCGAGCACATACGTATGAGCAAATGTGCGGGGCAGGACTCCAGCTCCAATGAGCAATCTTAA
- the LOC108604148 gene encoding E3 ubiquitin-protein ligase RNF181 homolog, whose protein sequence is MGDYFEDMGHTPTGPEGANDFERHYRRLQVLAIMNGIDMEIEVPEASKRAIEALPIHEIVSEEVKDDFECSVCKQPAEAGAKFKVLPCKHEFHEECILLWLKKANSCPICRYQFETDDEVYEELRRFRQDEPNRRDRQNALMDSMYG, encoded by the exons atggGAGATTATTTTGAGGATATGGGACATACACCCACCGGACCCGAGGGCGCCAATGACTTTGAACGTCACTATCGTCGTTTGCAGGTGCTGGCCATTATGAACGGCATCGACATGGAGATTGAGGTGCCAGAGGCTTCCAAGCGTGCCATTGAGGCGTTGCCCATACACGAAATTGTCAGCGAGGAAGTAAAGGATGACTTTGAATGTTCGGTTTGCAAGCAGCCAGCGGAAGCTGGTGCCAAATTCAAGGTGCTGCCCTGCAAACACGAGTTCCATGAAGAATGCATTTTGCTCTGGCTTAAAAAG GCAAACTCCTGTCCCATTTGTCGCTATCAGTTCGAAACAGATGATGAAGTCTATGAGGAGCTACGTCGCTTCAGGCAGGATGAACCCAATCGTCGCGATCGTCAAAATGCTTTAATGGATTCTATGTATGGTTAG